Genomic DNA from Candidatus Angelobacter sp.:
CTCAGGATCATTCCGGTGGTCATGCTGACTTCCTCACGGGAGGAATCCGACCTGGTTGAAAGCTACAAGCTTGGCGTGAATGCTTACGTGGTCAAGCCGGTGGGCTTCCAACAATTCGTGGATGCGATAGGACAATTGGGAATGTTTTGGGCGGTGCTGAACGAGCCGCCGCCGGAGCGCGGAGTCCCCGGATGAGGCCGCGAGCCGGACTCCGCGCCCGATGGTGGCGATCCGAACCTCTTTGGTTTCCGCCGAGAACTGCCGGGCAGCGTCAACTCAATCTCCGGCATATTGGCTGCTAACTCTTTCTCTGGCCTGCTGTTTGGCTCAAGAACACAGTAGTAAAATCGCAGGTCGCAGCGCGGCTAGCACCCACGCCGCGCTGCCTCTTTCTTGATGCCAATCGCAGCGCGTCCTCAAAAAGACCAAGATCGCAAGTGGTAAACGGGTTATCGCGAGAGGCCGCCGTGTTACCAGCCACCCATCGGTCGCCGTCGTGTCATTGACGTGACGCGATTTATTTTTTACCTGGTGTTGCGAATTGGGCATTTGATTTCTGGAGCAACTCCGGAAAACTGCCCCGCCCGTGATGGTAGCTGCGGGTCGGGGCATCCTCCTGTCCAAGACTCCGAAGCTTATCGCAGTTTTCCCATGACCTGCATATACCCTAAAAATGGTATGGCAAACACGCCGCAGTTATTCCCGGTGGGCTCCGCCCAGGGCCTCGAGCTGCGCTTGAAAGTTGCCGCGAGTGGCGACTTCCTTTACAACCACCCGCAAAGGCCGGCGCGGCAATAGATTTTTGGCCGGGCAAAGGCTGACAACCGGTTCCGGCGGTGGACGTTGGCCGGTCCCGCGGAGAATGAGGAATCCTCCGCTCGCGACCGCAAGCCTGTTGGACGACTGGTTACTCCGGACGCTGGCGACAACCCTCCCTAAACGGAATCCGAAACGCTAACGTCAGCCAGCGCGCGAATTTTCTGTTTATCACTCGACATTTTGCCCTCGTGATGCATTAATGGCGTCTCTCTCGCGGCACGCCTCTTGGCGCCTGGCCTGTGGTCTGGCGTCGTTTTTTTGGGGCGGGAGCCTTGAGTAACAACAAAAACAAAGAAGGTATGAAGTCAAAAATAGTGATGTCGGGTTTGCTTGCATTGGGCCTGTCTGCTCTGACGGCCAATGCCTGCCTTGTCGAGATCAGGGTTG
This window encodes:
- a CDS encoding response regulator, coding for LRIIPVVMLTSSREESDLVESYKLGVNAYVVKPVGFQQFVDAIGQLGMFWAVLNEPPPERGVPG